In Citrus sinensis cultivar Valencia sweet orange chromosome 3, DVS_A1.0, whole genome shotgun sequence, the sequence GACAGGTAATCGTCGACCATCTCAGCATATCTTGCAAATAAAAGGTCCATTATGCCCTTTCCGAAATGAAGTTCAAACATTGATTCCACTACGGCTCTTACCGTCTTAGCCACTCGCTGTCCTCTTGACAATGGCAGTAACGTTGTATTAGTGAGCTCTTCAACACCCCCATCccaatcaatttcaaaatggCCGAGGCGATCAATGATGAATGAGCCTTCCTTTTGTATCGACATCTTTAGTTCTTCCGGACATGGAGCGTAATAAGGAGCATTGAATGAATCAAGCTTTTCCTCTTCAATCAAACGCTGCATGccaaatattatttgtattttgtacaATGAAATTTTGGACATTTTAATTACACCACAACAGAAATGGCTTTTTGCAACAAAAAGATTTTGTTGCCTAAAGTGCCAATTTTGTTGCCATAGGTTATTGCTACAAAAACAAGCTTGTCGGCCCGGTCGTCGGCCTAGCACTGTCGCCCTCTATGTTTAACAACATATCAAAACATTTCTCGCCTCAAACTTCCTTTCGCAACAAAACAGATTTGTTGTGAAGGAGTCTTCAACTTGTTTAGAGAATAATTTGGCAACAAACATTTTTGTTGCGCTAAACAGTTTtacacaacaaaattattttgtttctatatAGTTATTTACTACAAAACTAATTTGTTGCTAAGAAATAAAgtacattttataaaaaaaacgtGTACCAACAAAGGTGTTTGTTAGCTAAGATCATTTTAGGCAACAAAACTACTTTGTTTctttatgttgaaaattttacaaatttgcaataaatatttaaatatttttagaaacaaatcaattttgtcattaaaaaatactacaattttttttaataatatcatgGTATAAAAGGAAGCAAACCAAGTTCGTTGGGAAAGATACCAATTTTTTCCCCCACcatgacaataataaactagaaatatatgttgagaaatctaacaaaaaaatcattaatgtcattgaactaatttaaaagttaaaggcCCATTCAGTATccaagctatatatatatatatacaaaactGACTTTAAGAATCACATATGATAGTCAAATACAAAAGTGGATTGTCATCTATCCCAAAAATGTAATGAGCAAAAATTATAAACGATCTCTAATTACAACTACTCCAAACTCCAAATACTTAAAGATATGACATGCACCAGCAGTAACCAAAAAGATCAAGTGATGACCAATTCAAAATACTAACAAGTTCAAGATACTCTAAGGACATCATTGAAATGAGTAATCATTGAGTAGCTGAATCTGTAAAGCGAAAAACGGATccttgagaagaaaaaaattgctgCATCATACCCTCAAATTGGGACAATCTGGACTCCAATTGATCAATAGTCTTCTTTTGTTCTTGAAGCTCAACATCTTGTGAATCCAATCTACTTTGTTGTGAAGATATAATACCATGCAATCTGTCAGCCTCAGAAGTATCAACACCATGGTTTGAAGTTGGGCGTGGTCCGTTGCCAAGTCCTCGAAAATAGCCTGATTTCTTTCCAAGTACTTCAATGCATATTTCCCTTTGAGTTAGTGGTTTTGCTTCTTGAGGATCTatttgttgctgttgttgtatCTCTACCATTTGGTCCTATACATAAAGCTTTGTTAGTAAatgaaggaagaaaaaaaagaattttattaattaaatagttgAAATTTAATCCATTGGTCACggaattaatttgtattaaggtataaattgaaaaaaaaaaagaaacttgcTGTTATACttataaatctaattatttgatatttcaaataataaagttaattagagcatgaaagaaaaattaagaaaaaaaaactcaatgaGTAAACTTTCATCAACAGTATGTAGGtgataagaaataataaaattaaaaattttgtttccaacAAAGCATCTTACATGGTTTAAGTGTGCCACCTCATTCACCCAACCTTTTGTCTTGCTGAAATGAGTGACGCGAAATAATTCTATTTCACCATCAACCATGTCATCCTcaagataattaacaaaaGGTCTTGATCCCCCACAATGGACATATGGGAGCTTAGCACGAttagctttttttttggtagatTGAgtctacattaaaaaaatataacagtGGAAAATAAGATACATATACAAGCATATTGACAACTAGTTGGACAATTTAAAGTTCATAATATGAATATCATTGGACCTGGAAACTTGCGGAATTGTAAATGTTATGACAAAGCCAAGCCCAATCATCTGGACATATGCCTGGATATGAATGCTTAAGTGCCTCTTCAAAGGATGGATAATCCAAGTAATGATCATACATCCAATGTCTCATATCACGATATCTCCCACCCATAATGTTATTCACACATCGACGAACATGTGGTAAGTTCAAATCAATCTCAAACTTTGACTgaatttaggaaaaaaaagatatctcagtttataattaa encodes:
- the LOC127898666 gene encoding uncharacterized protein LOC127898666; this translates as MGGRYRDMRHWMYDHYLDYPSFEEALKHSYPGICPDDWAWLCHNIYNSASFQTQSTKKKANRAKLPYVHCGGSRPFVNYLEDDMVDGEIELFRVTHFSKTKGWVNEVAHLNHDQMVEIQQQQQIDPQEAKPLTQREICIEVLGKKSGYFRGLGNGPRPTSNHGVDTSEADRLHGIISSQQSRLDSQDVELQEQKKTIDQLESRLSQFEGMMQQFFSSQGSVFRFTDSATQ